In the Pseudonocardia cypriaca genome, one interval contains:
- a CDS encoding DoxX family protein → MLLRRVARPMLAALFIQGGISALRAPEAHAQAAKPVLDAMAPAVDKAVEVAPVEQRPDDVLLIKIDAGVKIAAGTLLAFGKFPRLASTALAATLIPTTLAGHRFWEETDPQRKQEQQIHFLKNVSMLGGLLIAAADTEGKPSIGWRGRRAARLAAAQAGVVTGAAADVTGRVTGAVHDAGGKLSGSATQASGTVAGLAAGLAGLAPAAGRAVSSRVSSSDLSSRAAELSRRAAKTRRRAEKRGAKLQKVAGKRAAQLQKAAEKRSTQLQKRASKRNAELQKRFDKAGPTLAAQAGKLGHDVAARASAVGTEVVHQAGGLAKDARKRATALTHH, encoded by the coding sequence ATGCTCCTTCGACGTGTCGCCCGACCCATGCTCGCCGCCTTGTTCATACAAGGTGGCATCAGTGCCCTCCGCGCTCCGGAGGCGCACGCACAGGCCGCGAAGCCGGTGCTCGATGCGATGGCACCGGCGGTCGACAAGGCGGTCGAGGTCGCCCCGGTCGAACAGCGACCGGACGACGTCCTGCTGATCAAGATCGATGCCGGCGTCAAGATCGCCGCGGGGACGCTGCTCGCGTTCGGCAAGTTCCCCCGCCTGGCCTCCACGGCGCTGGCGGCAACCCTCATCCCGACGACGCTGGCGGGCCACCGGTTCTGGGAGGAGACCGACCCGCAGCGCAAGCAGGAGCAGCAGATCCACTTCCTCAAGAACGTGAGCATGCTCGGCGGCCTCCTGATCGCAGCCGCCGACACCGAGGGCAAGCCGTCGATCGGCTGGCGCGGCCGCCGCGCGGCGAGGCTCGCCGCGGCCCAGGCCGGCGTGGTGACGGGCGCCGCGGCCGACGTCACGGGGCGCGTCACGGGCGCGGTGCACGACGCGGGCGGCAAGCTCTCCGGCTCCGCGACCCAGGCCAGTGGCACGGTCGCCGGCCTCGCCGCCGGGCTGGCCGGGCTCGCGCCCGCCGCCGGCAGGGCGGTCTCCTCGCGGGTGAGCTCATCCGACCTCTCGTCGCGGGCCGCAGAGCTGAGCCGCCGTGCCGCCAAGACGCGCCGCCGGGCGGAGAAGCGCGGCGCCAAGCTGCAGAAGGTGGCCGGGAAGCGCGCCGCCCAGCTGCAGAAGGCCGCGGAGAAGCGCAGCACCCAGCTGCAGAAGCGCGCGTCGAAGCGCAACGCCGAACTGCAGAAGCGCTTCGACAAGGCCGGCCCCACCCTCGCCGCCCAGGCGGGCAAGCTCGGCCACGACGTCGCCGCCCGCGCTTCCGCCGTCGGCACCGAGGTCGTGCACCAGGCCGGCGGGCTGGCCAAGGACGCGCGCAAGCGCGCCACCGCCCTCACCCACCACTGA
- a CDS encoding helix-turn-helix transcriptional regulator: protein MGRPAEKLLTTAQAAEHLGISRGTLARYARDGLLKPTLKLPTGHLRWSLEDLRRQMRELREGDR from the coding sequence GTGGGACGTCCGGCCGAGAAGTTGCTCACCACCGCGCAGGCGGCGGAGCACCTCGGCATCTCGCGGGGCACGCTCGCCCGCTACGCCCGGGATGGGCTCCTGAAGCCGACGCTGAAGCTGCCCACGGGGCACCTGCGCTGGAGCCTGGAAGACCTCCGCCGCCAGATGCGGGAGCTGCGGGAAGGCGACCGGTAA
- a CDS encoding tyrosine-type recombinase/integrase, with amino-acid sequence MAHIRKIETNQRRNGKPVAHYEVRWTETVVTADGRRRKKYKQETFPTKDAADDRLREIESERAATGAVTGREARLEPFAAFAYAWLDSLSGTVKARTLAEYRRLYETYVAPEFATRPVGGITPAMARAFRADLVGRGLARGTIKHAFDVFRRTLDLAVQDGAIPSNPAVSVPRLRTGDVEPFAPHPLTSDQVGAVAAHIEKTYPVYGLAVLFLAATGLRAAELAGLEVADLDLTKRTIRVTRTKRKVRGGWETGTPKSRKSRRVVPLDGWLVDDLRAYLATHPRRDDPSAPLFPARYGRNAPVPREEAANTYNWAVPVEPGTFYANYLKPALTAVGLPASAPGVRGVRLHDLRHTFAVLSLSAGAHYMQVSKWLGHESYVTTLTIYADYIDESEGGKATPLARPTAPSPAPDRGANVINLADRRRNAG; translated from the coding sequence ATGGCCCACATCCGCAAGATCGAGACCAACCAGCGCCGCAACGGCAAGCCCGTCGCGCACTACGAAGTCCGCTGGACCGAGACCGTCGTGACGGCCGACGGGCGCCGACGGAAGAAGTACAAGCAGGAGACCTTCCCGACGAAGGACGCCGCCGACGACCGGCTGCGCGAGATCGAGTCCGAGCGCGCGGCGACTGGCGCCGTCACCGGACGCGAAGCGCGTCTAGAACCGTTCGCGGCGTTCGCCTACGCGTGGCTCGACTCGCTGTCGGGGACGGTGAAGGCGCGGACGCTCGCGGAGTACCGGCGGTTGTACGAGACCTACGTGGCCCCGGAGTTCGCAACCCGCCCGGTCGGGGGGATCACGCCCGCCATGGCGCGCGCCTTCCGCGCGGACCTCGTGGGGCGGGGGCTCGCCCGCGGCACCATCAAGCACGCGTTCGACGTGTTCCGGCGGACGCTCGATCTCGCGGTTCAGGATGGCGCGATCCCGAGCAACCCCGCCGTGTCGGTGCCGCGGTTGCGGACCGGGGACGTCGAGCCCTTCGCACCCCACCCCCTCACCTCCGATCAGGTCGGCGCGGTCGCGGCGCACATCGAGAAGACCTATCCGGTGTACGGGCTCGCGGTGCTGTTCCTCGCCGCGACGGGGCTACGCGCAGCGGAGCTGGCCGGCCTCGAAGTCGCAGACCTCGACCTCACCAAGCGCACCATCCGCGTAACTCGCACGAAGCGGAAGGTCCGGGGCGGGTGGGAGACCGGGACGCCGAAGTCCCGGAAGTCCCGGCGGGTGGTGCCGCTGGACGGGTGGCTCGTGGACGACCTCCGCGCGTACCTCGCCACCCACCCCCGCCGCGACGACCCGAGCGCGCCGCTGTTCCCGGCCAGGTACGGCCGGAACGCGCCGGTCCCGCGCGAAGAGGCGGCGAACACCTACAACTGGGCCGTGCCGGTCGAGCCCGGCACCTTCTACGCCAACTACCTCAAGCCCGCGCTGACCGCCGTTGGGCTGCCGGCGTCGGCCCCGGGCGTTCGTGGCGTGCGGCTCCACGACCTCCGCCACACGTTCGCCGTGCTGTCGCTCTCCGCCGGGGCGCACTACATGCAGGTGTCGAAGTGGCTCGGGCACGAGAGCTACGTGACGACGTTGACGATCTACGCGGACTACATCGACGAATCCGAAGGCGGCAAGGCCACACCGCTCGCCCGCCCGACCGCACCTTCTCCCGCCCCCGACCGGGGGGCGAACGTCATCAACCTCGCAGACCGGCGCCGTAACGCGGGATAG
- a CDS encoding recombinase family protein yields MLLIAYVRVSTERQAERFGPAAQRAAIREWAKATGARIARFVEDATSGALSEREGLGEVLAEIRAGTVAGVVVARLDRFSRDMLVQEHLMSDVWGLGGEVYSTAPDENNLRDDPDDPSRKLIRRMLGAVVEYDREMTLLRLRNGRRAKAKAGGFAYGSPPFGYTAVNGKLRRSKDEQATLRQMLALAADGASTRAIADQLNAAGRPAKRGGPWSSAAVARVLRTNTRKAS; encoded by the coding sequence GTGCTCTTGATCGCGTACGTCCGGGTCTCGACCGAGCGGCAGGCCGAGCGGTTCGGCCCGGCAGCGCAGCGGGCGGCGATCCGGGAGTGGGCGAAGGCGACCGGCGCGCGCATCGCCCGGTTCGTCGAAGACGCCACGAGCGGCGCGCTGTCCGAGCGCGAGGGCCTGGGCGAGGTCCTGGCGGAGATCCGCGCGGGGACGGTGGCCGGCGTGGTCGTGGCGCGGCTCGACCGGTTCTCCCGGGACATGCTCGTCCAGGAGCACCTCATGAGCGACGTGTGGGGGCTCGGCGGTGAGGTCTACTCCACCGCCCCTGACGAGAACAACTTGCGCGACGACCCGGACGACCCGAGCCGGAAGCTGATCCGGCGGATGCTCGGGGCGGTGGTCGAGTACGACCGCGAGATGACGCTGTTGCGGCTGCGGAACGGGCGCCGCGCGAAGGCCAAGGCGGGCGGGTTCGCGTACGGCTCGCCGCCGTTCGGCTACACCGCCGTGAACGGGAAGCTCCGCCGCTCCAAGGACGAGCAGGCCACCCTCCGCCAGATGCTCGCGCTAGCCGCCGACGGCGCCTCCACCCGTGCGATCGCGGACCAACTCAACGCGGCGGGCCGACCCGCGAAGCGCGGCGGGCCGTGGAGCTCTGCCGCTGTCGCCCGCGTACTCCGCACCAACACCCGGAAGGCGTCCTGA